CTATAACGAGGTACTTATATATGCTTTTAATTTTCATAATATTGATTTTTTACTTAATTAGTCATTATTATTTTTTCTTTTGAGTGCTGATTACAGCATCAGTATTTTTTTGTGCTTCATCTCTTAAAGCATAAAAATTGATATTAAAAGCTTCTTTATAATATCGAACAACAAGTGCTTCTTTCTTTTTAATATTTTCCACACCAAAAGGATCTTCAATACTTTCAAGCAAAGCCTGGTATTCTTCAGGTGAGCTTATCAAAATCATCGAAGCAGTTTCTGCAAAATCTTCGGTAACATTTAATCTGGCATAACTTGTTACAAAACCTAATTCTCTTGAATCAGCATCATCTTCTACGTACCAGCTTGATGTATATCCTGAAGGTGTCAGTTTTGACCAGGTTTTAATATCAAATGGTTTGGTCTGGTTCAGGATGTGTACATATTCATGCTGAATGGTGTGAATAAACTCGGTTACATCAGCCCTGTCTGTTTTGTCCAGATCATTTACCTGAAACAGGGAAACTCTCTGTCCGCCTTCTGCTAAACCTAAAGTTCTGGTACCGTTTGTATTTAGGTTCATACCTCCAACTAAAACAAATTCTCTTGGAGCAATTATTTTTACAAAATCAGTTCCGCCAACAGCTGTATAACTGTCGATCCAGATCTTTTTTACTACCTCCATTGCCGGCTGTACTTTATCGACAGCAGGCGGGAATAAATAACGGCTGTTATCTACGAGATTCTGATCCCATTCGTAGTATACTTTAATATTATAAGGATCCAGGAAACTGGTGTCGATCCATCTGTCAAGATCTGTTTTTATAGGAGTTGAATAATCTAACTGACTCTCGGTTGGCTGATCTTCCTGAGCGCATGCAGTAAAAAGTACTAATCCTGTAATTACTGCTATTCTTTTATATAGATTTACTATTTTCATACTAATTTAGATTTGTTTTTTACCTTGGATTTTGCTCTATTCCGTTATCTATTGCTCTCTGAGGTATCTGCAATACTCTTCGTTTATCATTTTTCTGCAGTATATTGTTATTCACAACCTGTCCAAACTGATATGTATTGTGTTCTACAACAAGATTAAAGCGTCTGATATCAAACCATCTTATTCCTTCATGAAGAAACTCTCTTCTTCTAGCTTCTGCAATTGCTTTTATATAAGAAGTCTGCAGAGGAGTTAGTGTATAGTACGGAGTAAACTCATTATCCACAACCGGATACATATCTACAATCATTTCTTCTGTTAATATATCTGCCGCTGGATTGTACCCGCTTGTTCTGGTTCCCAGAAAATATTGTAACTCGTCATTTGCTTCAGCAATCTGATTTTTCATTACAAGAGCTTCAATTCTGTTAAGGTAAAACTCATCATTGCTTAATAAAACGGTACCTGTATAAGCTTCTCCAATTCCGGCAGTTACGTTAGTATATTTAAAATATTCATAGAACTTAGGAACCAAAACCGTTATACCGCCTCTATACTGTCCTGAAGCTGTAATCAGCCAGCGTTTTCCCCAAATATTAGTAGCTGGTCCTAAAATCTGATCGGATCTGTTTCCTGCAAGAGTAAATCTGTTTGTATAACTTCTTCCCCAGATTGAGTTTGGATACGATACTAACAAATTGGTTTCTGTATCTACTTTAGAATATTCCAAAGGTCTGTCAGCAAAAGGAGTGGCATTAAAAGCAGCATAATTTCTCAGGTTATCCGGTTTAGAACCTAAACTTTGAGAAACTTCCAAAACTTTGTCCCAATCTCCTTTTACAAGATAAAAACGGCTTGCAAATGCTTTAGCGGCTTCTACTGTAAAATGATATCTTGGTTCTTTATATTCATTAGTAACATATTTTAAACCTTCTGTAAGATCCTGCTCGATAAAATCGAATACTTCTTTAACGGTATTTCTTTTATAAGGCTCTAATAAAACTTTTTCCGGTTTTGTAACATACGGAACACCAAGATCCTTAGAAGCAGTAGCCGGATTATAGGCATTGCCCCAGAATGAAACCAGCATAAAGTGCGAATACGCTCTTGCTATCAAAGCTTCTCCTTTCTGCGGATTCAAACTTGAAGGATTACCTAACTCGTCAATCGCTGCCAAAGCCTGATTAGCAGCTGCAATTGCTTTGTAAGATGCATTCCAGAATGAAGATTCTGTGTCAATATCAAGCTGGGTCTGCACCTCCCAGTTGTAACTTTGTCTGTTATCAATATCAGAACTGGTTAGCTCACTGTCAAACACATTATCTGACATTGTTTCTGCAATTGCCATATAAGTGTTTTCAGGATAAGCTGTAACTAATAGTTCTGAAATCTTTTCAGGTGTATCGATTTGAGTTCTGTTATCCGGAATCTCTGAAAGAAAATCATCGCAGCTGCAAAGACTTATTATCAATAATAATGAAAGTGCTGTTTTTATATTTTTCATGATTAATCTAATTAAAATGAAAGATTTATAGTAAATGTATACTGAGAAGTGATTGGGAAAGCAACCCCTCCTGTGTTACGGAACTCAGGATCTTGTCCGTTTAGTCTCTTATCTGAATAAATCAGCCAAGGATTCACAGCAGAACCTTTAAGAGTAAAAGTGCTTAATCCTAGTTTTTTCTTGTAATCACTAGGAAATTCCCAGCTAAGTGATACATTTTTCAAACGTACGAAGTCACCATCAGCAACTCTTACATCAGAGAAATTATAAGTATTGTAAGCAATCTGTAAATCTCTTTCTCCGTAATTTCTGTTTAGCAGTCTGTCTGCAATAACCGGAACATTGGTGTAATTTTCATCTCCCGGATTGATCCATCTGTTTGTATATTCTTTTGTAAAAACAGTTAAATCAGTATATTCATTACTGTAAACCGGATTCAAACGAACTTTATTTCCTCCTGATCCTACAACAAAAACATATAAAGACCAGTTTTTGTATGTAAAGGTATTTGCCAGACCCACTGATTTGTTAGGTTCGATTGATCCCTCATATTTCAGATAGCTTGTAACATCTTTTGTATCCTGAAAATCAGCTTTTGTAATATTGTTTTCTGCTCCGTCCTGTAAAAGGAAAGTTGGAAGACCTTCTCTGTTTAATCCTGTAAACTGATACGAATAAATAGAGTTTCTAGGATGTCCTACAGCATTTCCTCCGTTTGAATCGACTAAGTCAAATGCTGTTGGTCTGTTTTGCAGTTTTGTAATTTTCTGATCAAATACTGAGAAATTCAAAGTTGTAGACCATTTAAAACTGTCTGTTTTAATATTTTGAGTTGTTATACCAAATTCAATACCCTTCGTTTCCATATCGGCATTGTTTCCTTGTTTAATAGATTCTCCGCCGATTCCTGAAGTAATTACATAGTCAATTAAATCGAATGCTTTACGACGGTAAATATCTGTCGTTAAAGAGATTCTGTTATTAAACATTCCTAAATCTACTCCAATATTGGTTTCAAATTGTTTCTCCCAAGTTAAGTCCTGGTTTTGTAAATCTTCGATTCTGATAGCATTTTCTCTGTCATCAAGATTAAAACGGTCTGTTATAAAACTCTTATAAATTGCCAGTGAATTGGTCGCAGGACCAGCAGTAGCAGTAAGACCGTAAGAAGCTCTTAAAGCCAAAGTGTTGATTGTTTCATTGTTTTTCATGAAGCTTTCTTCGGCAACATTCCATTTTCCACTGAAAGTATAAGTTGGAAGCCATCTTGATGAATTGCTGTTTCCTTGTCTGTTAGAACCATCGTAACGACCTGTAACAGAAGCTGTATAACGACGATCGTATGTATATCCAACTTTCCCGAAGAAACCTACTGTACGCTCTCTTTCTTCTCCAAATTCATAATAAGAATCTCCTCCATTTACAATTTTTTCAATGATTTTAGGATCAATGAAAGAAGTAAATCCTTTGTCATACTGCAATCCTACAGCTGTAAAATTATCATTTGTTCTGTCCAGAGATCTAAGTTCTGTACCAAAGAAACCTTCTAATTCATGCTTTTCATTTAATGTATTTCTGTACGTAATACTATTTCTAACATTATAAGAAGTCATATCGTTGGTAAACTTTCTTAAGAATCCGCCGCTTGGTAAAACAGATACTTTTGGAGCCGTTAAATCATTTGGATCCTGATATAAAAATACGTTAGCTTCTTGAATTTGTGCATTTTCGTTATCTCCCACACCTGCATTATATGCGCCGACAACATTTGATCCTTCATAAATTTGGTGTTGTCTTGATGTATTAGCATAACGAGCTGATGCTGTTAAATTGTAGTTTAAGTTTTTATTGATTTTATAATCTAAATCCATTTGAAAACGAATGTCTTTTACATCAATTTCCAAAGTATTGTTTGCAAGCTCGTTGATGATATTCATTGGAGCCCAGTTGTTCTGGTAGTACTCCAGATTACCGTTTTCATCATACGGTCTTAAAGTTCTGCTTGTACTTAAAACATAGTTAAATGGGTTGATATCAAAATCTCTGGTTGTTTTTCCAAACACCACATCCTGTTTGCTTTCGTAAGATCCCGGAGCACCTTGTTTACGAATAGATCCTAAAGTAGATAACGTAATATTTAGTTTATCATTTACAAAGAAAGTCCCTTTAATGTTTGATGATAACTGCTGTACATTATCAGCTATTGTCCATCCCGGATCTGTATAATATCCTAAAGACGCATAAAATGTATTGTTTTTTCCACCGCCTGAGAAGCTTAATGAGTGATTTTGAGTAATTGATGGTCTGAATAAAACATTAAACCAGTCCGTATTGGCTAATTCGTATTTTCTTAGGAATTCGTTAATGTAAGGCTGATCGTTTTTAACTCCAAACTGACCTCCGGATGTGTTATAACGGTTTACTTCTTTTGCTAAAATATTATAAGCTCCTCCAAATCTTCCTGTATAAGAAGAACTTAAATCAAGATATCCTTTTTGTTTCATTTCCTGAAATACACTCATAGATTCCTGAGAGTTCAGAATATCATACTGTGTATAACTTGGAACTGTTCTTACGGTGTTTTCTACCGAATAGCTTATTTTTAAAGGTGAATCTCTGCGTCCTTGTTTTGTTGTCACGACCACTACTCCATTTAGCGATCTTGATCCATAAATTGACGTAGCCGATGCATCCTTAAGAACTTCGATACTTTGGATATCATTGGCATTTAAACCTGCTACAGAAGAACTTAACAAAGTTGCTGAGTTTCCTGAAGCTAAATCTGCAAATGTTACATTGATAATATCTTCCTGAACAACACCGTCAATTACCCATAATGGTTTTGTATCTCCAAAAATTGAAGAAGATCCACGCACAGTAATTTTAGGAGCGGTACCAAAAGTTCCTGTAACATTCTGTACGGTTACCCCTGCTGCTTTTCCTTCAATCATTCGGCTTACGTCAACAACACCTTCAACTTTTAATTCTGATCCGGAAATTTTACTGATCGCTCCGGTAAATGTTCTTTTAGAAGTTTTTTCGTAACCTGTCGTTACAATTACCTCTTTTAAATTTTGTCCAGCTTCGGTTAATACTACTGTCGGCGTAACATTCTCGATTCCTATTTCTTTTGTCTCCATACCTACGTAAGAAATAATAAGTCTGTCTGAGTTTGCCGGCATTTCGATCGTAAAATTACCATCGAAATCAGTTAATACAGCTATTTTTGTCCCTTTTGCCATTACAGTAGCTCCTGGAAGAGGGCTTCCGCTCTGATCTGTAATTTTACCTTTAATAATTGGACCTGCTGTTAAGGCTTCAAAAAGAGAATCATGAATATCTGCATTGGCAAAAGAATTAACATTAGCCGATTTTTGCAGAATAATCTGATTGCTCACTTCTGAAAAAGTGATATTAAAAGGCACCAAAATTCGGCTCAAAATACTTGAGAGCGTTTCCTGATTTGCTTCAATACTTACTTTGTTCGCCAATTGGGGAAGTCTGGAATTGTACGAAAATTTTACATGCGCAGACTTTTCAATTTTAGACAATGCATTATCAAGAGTCAAATTTTCAACTGTAATTGTAACTTTGGTATCTAATTTTTTTTGTCCATTTACATTATTTGCCACAGCAAAGCTTGAAAACACAAGTGCTAAGACAAACTGAAATAGTGTTATTTTCATGATTCTATGGAGTAATCGTTGTTTAACAACTGGTTTTTTCATAATTTTGATTTGTTTTGATTAATACTAATTCGAGTGTATTCTAAGAAACGTGAATTGCTCTTTACAGAGAGAAATTCAAACTTGTAAGTGTCGATAATGTTACAGCATTTCGGCACTTTTTTTATGCATTCTTTTCTACATAGGCATTTACTGGTTTTGGTTGGTTTAGTTTTTAGTTTTGTTATTTTGATAAATTAAAAAGGAAATAAATTACATTTCACAATAAAATTGAAGGACTTTACCTCAAAAATTTAATTATTAAAAACAAACAGTCCACGCAGTGTAATTACAGTTACACTACAAAAGACTAATTACAACCGTCTGAGGTTATAATAATCTGGCTGCCATTCATCTCAAAGCTCGTGTTATTGCCTATGCTTTTACAGACAATTTTCAGCTTTTCTGTTAAAGGCTGATCACTCAGTGAAGTGGTTAAATGACAATCTGATAATTTATTTTTTGGATAATCTATATTTACTAAATAAGCCTGTTCGATAGTTTCAAAAATCTGCGAAACCGGAATATCGTTGAATTCAAAACTCAATTGCTCGATATTTCCAACGCTCTGTGTTAAAACAACATCCTGAGTAATATTGGTTATTTTATCAAATTTTAAATTATTGCGATAAAATCGCAGCGCCTGATTGGGCAGCAGAATAATTTCTTCTTTATCTGACTTAGATACTAAATCATTCGACTTTACTTTTACTTTACCTGTGCGGACCAAAATCTCGACATTTGACTGATCTGAATATGCTTTTACCCTAAAACTGGTTCCAACTACTTTTGTAACAATTTCGTTAGCATATACAAAGAATGGCTTTTGCGGATTTTTACTGATTTCAAAAAAACCTTCTCCTGACAGATATACCTTTCTTTCATTACCGGTAAAGATTTTAGGATAGCTTAATTTACTATCCGGTTGTAACAGCACCGAACTTCCATCTGACAAAGTAATGCTCTGTGCTTTATCGGTATTATTAGTCTGCTCAACCAAACCTTCGTTATCGTCTTCGATCAGTTCGTTGTAAGTAACTTTGTTATCTGATTTTAAATAAGACGAATAAAACCATGAAGACAAAAAACAGATAAACAATGTCGCGGCAACACCGGTTAGAACTCGTTTTCTTAAAAATCTAACTTTTACAGTCTTTACTGCTCTTTGATTCTCTTTTTCGCGGATTTTAAGCCAGGTATTTTGCAACGCTCTGTGAATATCAGAACCAGAAAGCTGATTTCCCGGAATTTGCATTGCCAGCAAAATCAACCTTGCATCTTCTACTAATTTAGCACGGTGACGGCTTTCTAAAGTCCACTCTTCCCAGCCATCGTTATCAATCTTGTGCAAAACCCAGGACTGAAATGATTCATCTGATAAAAAATCTTCTAATTCGGTATAATTATTACGTTTTTGCATCTAATAATGAGGTTACAAAAACATAGAGGACAGTTTTCTTATTATATACTCACCAAATTAAGATTTTTTTTGTTTTTTTTTAACTTTATTTAAAGAGTGCTTGAAAATAGTAAAGTAACAAGTGGTAAAGCACCTTTCCATTCCTTACGAAGAGTAAGTAAACCACGATGCAATAAGTTACTCGCTGATTGATAATTAACATCCAGCATTTCTGCAATCTGTTCAACACTCAGTCCCTGATGATATCTCAGGTAAAGCGCCTCTTTTTGTCTGGGAGGCAGTTCATTAAGAAGTTTATTTAAATATTTCACCTTTTCTTTAGTAAACTCATCATCATCGATCAGTTCATTTTCTACCGAAAATTCCAAAAGAAAGGCAATATCATCTGTACTGGCTGTTTTTCTAAAAATATGATCTCTTTCATGCAATCGGGCAATTCTTTTGCGTACGCTCGACAAAAGATATGCTTTTACAACCACAGCACCCTGTAAAGAGTTCCGATATACCCAAATATCTGTAAATACATCCTGTACACAGTCCTGCACTTTTTCAGCAAACGGAGAAAGAGAATTTCCATAGTTTACCAAATCGTTGTAATACCTTTCGAATAATAAAGAAAAAGATTTTTCATCACCAATCTTTAAATTATTCCAAAGCGTAATATCATCAACAGTATTGACAGGCAGAATTCGGGTCTTCATATTTTCAGGGGTTTTTATCACAATGAAAAAGCCAATAATTAATGTAAAAAATACACTATTTTAACATTAACTTTTTATTTTGTTTGATAAATATAGAAAAGTGAAGAATTAAAAACAATTCATTTACAAAAAAGAGACTGTTAGATAACACTGAAAATCGCCTGCTTTCTTTGCTATTACTGGGATTAACCAGAAATGTTAAAATTTTAACATTAGTTGAAGATTTAGAATTTATCGTAAGATTTTACTTTGTTTTTACATTTAAACAAATTTGCTCTCGCTTTATTTAAATCAGCTTTTTAACATAAAAAATAAAGCATTCCGGCTTTTCACTTTGAAAACATAAACAAATAAAAAAGTCTTACTAAACTAAGTAAGACTTTTGAAATTATATTTTGAGAAGAAAATCTTTAAAAAGCGACATTCCATCTTGGTAATTTAGCATTTTCATCTAAGAAATTCTGCAAAACCTGCCCTTCAACAGCAGTTGGAATTGCTTTTGCATCTGCATTAAAAGTTTCGTACCAAACTACTTCAAGTTCTGAAATGTTTTCTAATTTCATTTGTGCAGGCCAAGAGTATTTTCTTCCTGTTTTTGCAAATTGGTGACCGTTTACAATTTTATCGTAAAGTCCGCCGCTTTTACTTTTTAAAGTTCCGTCATTTTGTACCGTTCCGGTAGAACCAACCATAATTAGTTCTTTTTCATTTCCTTCAACTGCAAATACCACAAAAATTCCGGCGCTTCCTTCCGGAGCATTGCAAACTTCTTCTAAACTATCATTTACAGTAAAAGTGAAACTGTTTGTTGATTTAAACTTTTCTAATTCTTTATACATATTTTTTTGTTTAAGCTCCTGAGCAGTTTAAGACTCAGAGATGCTAAGTTCTTTTGTTTTTACTTGTATTACAAAATGGAAAAAAGTCTCAACAAAATTGAGACTTTTTAGAATTTATTATTTTGAATACCGGAGATTATCCAAGTACTTCTTTTACTTTTTTACCAATTTCAGCTGGTGAATCAACAACGTGGATTCCGTTGTCTCTCATGATTTGTTTTTTAGCAGCAGCTGTATCATCAGAACCTCCAACGATAGCACCTGCGTGACCCATTGTTCTACCAGCAGGAGCAGTTTCTCCAGCGATAAAACCAATAACTGGTTTACGGTTACCATCAGCTTTTACCCATCTTGCAGCATCAGCTTCTAACTGACCTCCAATTTCACCAATCATAATGATTGCTTCAGTTTCAGGATCATTCATTAATAATTCAACAGCTTCTTTAGTTGTAGTTCCAATAATTGGATCTCCACCAATTCCAATAGCTGTAGTGATTCCTAAACCTTGTTTTACAACCTGGTCTGCAGCTTCGTAAGTTAAAGTTCCTGATTTAGAAACGATACCAACTGTTCCTTTTTTGAAAACAAAACCTGGCATAATACCAACTTTAGCTTCTCCCGGAGTAATTACACCTGGACAGTTTGGACCAATTAATCTTGAATTTCTTTCTTTAACATAATTATTTGCTTTAATCATGTCTGCTACAGGAATACCTTCTGTAATAGCGATAATTACTTTAATTCCTGCATCAGCAGCTTCCATAATTGCATCAGCAGCAAAAGCAGGCGGAACAAAAATGATAGATGTGTCAGCTCCAGCTTGGTCTACAGCGTCTTTTACTGTATTAAAAACCGGACGGTCTAAATGGCTTGTACCACCTTTTCCAGGAGTTACACCTCCAACAACATTAGTACCGTACTCAATCATTTGAGAAGCGTGGAAAGTTCCTTCGCTTCCTGTAAATCCCTGAACAATTATTTTGGAATCTTTATTAACTAAAACACTCATGATATATATTTTATGTAGTTTTTAAATTTGTGTTGCAAAAATAAGGTTTTGTAATGTAATTTGCCTCTTTTATTGTCAAAAAAATATTAAGAAAATTGACTCATCTGATAACCTCTGTAGAGCTTATCATCTTTTATCTGCCAGATTACTGCAAAATGGGCCAGCAGCATTTCCTCACGCGGGTTCTCGATTGTTTTTACATAATGAGAATAACGTACTGATACTAAATCATCTTCAGTAATAATATGACTTATTCTTACTTTAGAACGCACATAAGCCCTGCTGAGCTCATTGGCCATTTCAAGAATAGAATCATAATTCATCTGAATAAATCCTTTACTGCTGTTCCAGTCAATAATAACATCGGGATGCAGATATGTTTTTAGAATTTCACTATCAATTAAGGCATCCGACTTATAAAATTTTTGTACAAATTCTTTAATAGACATATTACTTTAATTTACTTAGAATTTCAGGAATCTTTTTGATATTGGCTAATTGTTTTAACTTTTCTCTTGATTCTTCGATTGGAGTTCCAAAATATGATTTTCCTCCTTCAACCGATTTAGTAACGCCTGTCTGTCCCATAATAACAGCTTTCGCTCCTATTGTGATGCCGCTTGTTGTTCCTACCTGACCCCAGATGGTAACTTCATCTTCTATAACAACACAGCCCGCAATTCCGGTTTGTGATGCAATTAAACATTTTTTACCTATCACAGAATCATGTCCAACATGCACCTGATTGTCGATTTTTGTTCCTTCTCCAATTGTGGTATCTCCGGTAACTCCTTTGTCAATTGTACAAAGTGCTCCTATACCAACATTATCTTCAATAATAACCCTTCCGCCGGAAATTAACTGATCAAAACCTTCCGGACGTTTTTTGTAATAAAAAGCATCGGCGCCTAAAATAGTTCCGGCATGAATAATTACGTTATCACCAATTATGGTGTGGTCATAAATAGAAACATTCGAATGAATCAGACAGTTTTTTCCAATTTTAACGTGATTACCAATAAAGCTGTTAGGCTGAATCACAGTACCCTCTCCAATTTCAGCAGATGAAGCGATTGCCACATTTGCAAACTGAAAAGGTTTAAAATGTCTGGTTAAAGTATTGAAATCTCTGAAAGGATCATCAGAAATTAAAAGAGCTTTACCTTCCGGGCAGTCCACTTTTTTATTAATTAAAACAATAGTTGCTGCAGATTGTAAAGCTTTGTCGTAGTATTTTGGGTGGTCAACAAAAACAATATCGCCAGGTTCAACAACATGAATCTCATTCATGCCCAAAACCTGAAAGTCTTTATCGCCAACGAATTCGCAGTTAAGCAAACTTGCAATTTCATGTAAAGAATGACTCTTTGGAAATTTCATATATAATAATTAGAAAATTTGTCAATTAGAAAATGAGTCAATTAGAATGTGAATATACAAAATTATGCCGATTCACAAATTATCTAATTGACTCATTGTCAAATTATCTTAATTAAAGACTTACTCTTTTACACGCTCCATGTATGAACCTGTAGCAGTATCGATTTTAATTTTATCTCCTTCGTTAATAAACAATGGTACGTTTACGGATGCTCCAGTCTCAACTGTTGCATTTTTTGTTGCATTTGTAGCTGTATTTCCTTTTACTCCAGGCTCAGCGTAAGTAACTTCAAGAATTACAGATGCAGGCATATCTACAGATAAAGGTAAATCAGTTTCTGTATTAATCTGAACCATTACGTTTGTTCCTTCTTTTAACAAATCCGGAGCATCAAGGATATTTTTGTTTAAAGAGATCTGCTCGAATGTTTCAGCATTCATAAAATGAAATTCATCACCTTCAGGATATAAAAACTGAAATGTATGTGTTTCAACACGGATAACATCAATTTTGTGTCCTGCAGAAAAAGTATTATCCAATACTTTACCTGAAGTTAAACTTTTTAGCTTCGTTCTTACGAAAGCAGGACCTTTTCCTGGTTTTACGTGAAGGAACTCAATAATTTTGTAGATGTCGTGATTAAATTTAATACACAATCCGTTTCTAATATCTGATGTAGATGCCATTTGTTTTTTTATTTTAGATTTTAGAGTGTAGATTTTAGATTTACTAAAGACCTAAAAATACACATTTTTAATATTTTTTATTATCTAGTTTAGAAATCTAAAATCAGAAATCTAAACTCTAAAATTAATAGTTACCTGAATAACCTTTCATTATTCCACGGGATGAATTTCTGATAAAATCTAAAATTTCATCTCTCTCAGGAGTTGCTTCCATTTCAGCTTCAATAATACTTAAAGCCTGAGTTGTGTTGTAATTCTTCTGATATAAAATTCTGTAAATTTCCTGAATTTCTCTAATTTTTTCAGTACTAAATCCTCTTCTTCTTAAACCAACAGAATTAATTCCAACATACGACAATGGTTCTTTAGCCGCTTTTGTATAAGGAGGAACATCTTTTCTTACCAGAGATCCGCCCGAAATCATCGCATGATCCCCAATATGAATAAACTGGTGAATAGCTGCTAAACCGCCAATAACAGCGTGATTACCAACTACAACGTGACCTGCTAAAGCCACACCATTTACGATAATCGCATTATTGCCAATCTCACAGTCATGCGCAATGTGCGCGTAAGCCATTACAAGACAATTATTTCCAAGAATAGTCTGCCCGGAAGCAATTGTTCCTCTGTTTATTGTAACGCACTCTCTAATAGTACAGTTATCTCCAATAATTGCTAAAGAATCTTCCCCGCCAAATTTTAAATCCTGCGGTACTGCCGAAATTACAGCTCCCGGAAAAATGTTGCAGTTTTTTCCTATTCGAGCCCCTTCCATAATGGTTACATTTGAACCAATCCAAGTACCATCACCAATAACAACATTATTGTGAATAGTTGTAAAAGGCTCAATTACAACGTTTTTAGCGATTTTCGCGCCAGGATGAACATATGCTAATGGTTGATTCATCTATATTTTATATTTTAAATTAAAATAATCTGATTTGAGGGCAACAAACCTAAACAATAAATTTGATTAATTATTGTTTTCTTGCAATTTGTGCCATTAATTCTGCCTCAGTCACTAATTTTCCATTTGCATAAGCATTTGCCTGCATATGACAGATCCCTCTTCTGATAGGAGAAATCAACTCACATTTAAAAATTAATGTATCACCCGGCAATACTTTATGTTTAAATTTAACATTGTCAATTTTCATGAAGTATGTTAAATAATTTTCCGGATCCGGAACAGTGCTTAAA
This portion of the Flavobacterium gelatinilyticum genome encodes:
- a CDS encoding RNA polymerase sigma factor, whose product is MKTRILPVNTVDDITLWNNLKIGDEKSFSLLFERYYNDLVNYGNSLSPFAEKVQDCVQDVFTDIWVYRNSLQGAVVVKAYLLSSVRKRIARLHERDHIFRKTASTDDIAFLLEFSVENELIDDDEFTKEKVKYLNKLLNELPPRQKEALYLRYHQGLSVEQIAEMLDVNYQSASNLLHRGLLTLRKEWKGALPLVTLLFSSTL
- the sucD gene encoding succinate--CoA ligase subunit alpha, which translates into the protein MSVLVNKDSKIIVQGFTGSEGTFHASQMIEYGTNVVGGVTPGKGGTSHLDRPVFNTVKDAVDQAGADTSIIFVPPAFAADAIMEAADAGIKVIIAITEGIPVADMIKANNYVKERNSRLIGPNCPGVITPGEAKVGIMPGFVFKKGTVGIVSKSGTLTYEAADQVVKQGLGITTAIGIGGDPIIGTTTKEAVELLMNDPETEAIIMIGEIGGQLEADAARWVKADGNRKPVIGFIAGETAPAGRTMGHAGAIVGGSDDTAAAKKQIMRDNGIHVVDSPAEIGKKVKEVLG
- a CDS encoding nuclear transport factor 2 family protein, which gives rise to MSIKEFVQKFYKSDALIDSEILKTYLHPDVIIDWNSSKGFIQMNYDSILEMANELSRAYVRSKVRISHIITEDDLVSVRYSHYVKTIENPREEMLLAHFAVIWQIKDDKLYRGYQMSQFS
- a CDS encoding UDP-3-O-(3-hydroxymyristoyl)glucosamine N-acyltransferase, which produces MKFPKSHSLHEIASLLNCEFVGDKDFQVLGMNEIHVVEPGDIVFVDHPKYYDKALQSAATIVLINKKVDCPEGKALLISDDPFRDFNTLTRHFKPFQFANVAIASSAEIGEGTVIQPNSFIGNHVKIGKNCLIHSNVSIYDHTIIGDNVIIHAGTILGADAFYYKKRPEGFDQLISGGRVIIEDNVGIGALCTIDKGVTGDTTIGEGTKIDNQVHVGHDSVIGKKCLIASQTGIAGCVVIEDEVTIWGQVGTTSGITIGAKAVIMGQTGVTKSVEGGKSYFGTPIEESREKLKQLANIKKIPEILSKLK
- the efp gene encoding elongation factor P, with translation MASTSDIRNGLCIKFNHDIYKIIEFLHVKPGKGPAFVRTKLKSLTSGKVLDNTFSAGHKIDVIRVETHTFQFLYPEGDEFHFMNAETFEQISLNKNILDAPDLLKEGTNVMVQINTETDLPLSVDMPASVILEVTYAEPGVKGNTATNATKNATVETGASVNVPLFINEGDKIKIDTATGSYMERVKE
- the lpxA gene encoding acyl-ACP--UDP-N-acetylglucosamine O-acyltransferase; translation: MNQPLAYVHPGAKIAKNVVIEPFTTIHNNVVIGDGTWIGSNVTIMEGARIGKNCNIFPGAVISAVPQDLKFGGEDSLAIIGDNCTIRECVTINRGTIASGQTILGNNCLVMAYAHIAHDCEIGNNAIIVNGVALAGHVVVGNHAVIGGLAAIHQFIHIGDHAMISGGSLVRKDVPPYTKAAKEPLSYVGINSVGLRRRGFSTEKIREIQEIYRILYQKNYNTTQALSIIEAEMEATPERDEILDFIRNSSRGIMKGYSGNY